GTCGCGGATTTCGATCGTCGGCTTCTGGCGCAAATCGCCCGAGCGGGTCGAGCTGCGCGCAACGCTCGGCAACGGCAGCGCATCGATCTGATCCGCGCTCGCGGGAAGGATGGGCATCCTCCCCGCGGCGCCGTCACTCACAGCAGCGTGTATTGCGTCCGTTCGCGCTTGGCGAGCAGCGGCAGCGCCTGCTCCGCGATGTAGGTCTTGAAGTAGGCGCTCTCCGCATGCGCCTTGAACGCCGCTTCGTCCTGGAACAATTCGTAGAACAGGAATTGCGCCGGATTGTCCTTGCCGCGGCCGATCAGGAACAGCTTGGTGCCGGGGTCCTTCTGCGCCTCGGGCAGGAAGCTGTCGAGAATTGCCGCGACCTTGTCGGCCTGTCCTTCCTTGGCTTCCCATTGCGCCACGACCAGAAGGCCTGACGTGTTGATCGCATCGCTGATCGTTCGCGTGCTCATCGCATAGTGCTTCATATGCATTCCTCCGTTGCTTTGCTCCGATCGGGCTTGCGATCCGGCGAAGGGCGAGACGCCGGCGATCGTCATGATCGCGGCGAACGAGCCGATGGCCGATCGCCGGGTGAGCATCATCGCCGTGGTCGTGAGTTCCGAACGCTTCATGATCGCCTCCAGATGATTTGCGCCAACCGTCTTGCCGGCCGAACCGCGAGGCGACAGATAGTGGATCGTGCCGCGCACTCGGTTAGGCGGCGGTCGAAGTGTCGATGTCGTGAAAATGGTTCGACATTGGTCGAAGTGTTGCGTCTCCGCCTGCACAGGACGCGCGATGTGGCCAAAACCTCGAGCCGGGTGGCCCGACCGCCGTTCCCACCACTGTCGGGGGCGGCAGGCCCCGCTTTCGGGCCATTCCGTCGGCGTTTGCGACGGTCGGGTTCGTCGCATTTGATCTCGGAGCCAAATTTCGTTACCGACTAGCGCGTGGAAACGCTCAAAGTCAGAGACATCAAGGACGTCGAAGAGGTGGTGCGCGCCGCTGTCGCCAGCGAGCAGCCGCTCGAGGTCATTGGTCACGGATCGAAACGCGCCATCGGCCATCCGATGGCGACCAATGCGGTGCTCGACGTCTCGGTGCTGAACGCGGTCAGTTCCTATGAGCCGAACGAGCTGATCATCACCGTGCAGGCCGGCGCGCCGCTCGCCGACGTACAATCCCTGATCGACGCCAAGAACCAGCAATTCGCCTTCGAGCCGATGGACACGTCCGTGCTGCTTGGCGGCGCGGGAGCCGGCACGATCGGCGGCATGGTCGGCGCCGGCCTGGCCGGTCCGCGCCGCATCAAGGCCGGCGGCGCCCGGGACCATCTGCTCGGGGCGCACGCCGTGTCCGGGTTCGGCGACAGCTTCAAGACCGGCGGGCGGGTGGTGAAGAACGTCACCGGCTACGACCTCTGCAAGCTGCTCACCGGTTCCTGGGGCACGCTCGCGGTCATGACCGAGGTGACGCTCAAGGTCATGCCGAAGCCGGAGGCGGAACGCACGCTGGTGCTGCGCGGTCTCGACGACATCGCCGCCAACAAGGCGATGACGGCGGCGCTGGGTTCGCCCTTCGACGTCTCGGGTGCGGCGCATCTGTCGGGCTCGGCATTGCGGTCCGGCACCGGCGCGCTCGCCGGCCTCGCAGCCTCCGGCCAGGCGGTCACGCTGGTGCGGCTTGAAGGCATTTCGGCGTCGGCGGCACATCGGGCGGCTTCGCTCAGCCAGGCGCTGTCGTCCTATGGAACGGTCGACAGCCTCGCTGACGACGCCTCGGTCGCGGCCTGGGGCGCGCTGCGCGACGTGGCGCCGTTCGCGGCGAACGGCACGCTCGGAGCCTGGCCGGTGTGGCGCATCGTTTGCCCGCCGGCCTCGGGCGGTGCGCTCGGTCAGGCGCTGGCGCGCTTAACCGGGGGCGACGTGATCTACGATTGGGGTGGCGGATTGATCTGGGCCGCGGTGCCGCAGAGCGCCGACGCGCAGGCCGCGCTGGTCCGCGGCCAGGTCGAGGCGATCGGCGGGCACGCCACCCTGATCCGCGCCACCGAGGATGTGCGCCGTGCGGTCGATGTGTTCCAGCCGCAGCCGGCCGGGCTTGCCGCACTCGGCGAACGGGTGCGGGCGAGTTTCGATCCGAGGTCGGTCCTCAACCGCGGCCGGATGATGCGAGGCGGGGCTGCATGAAGACCGAGTTTACCCTGGCGCAGCTCGCCGATCCCGACATCAAGGAAGCCGACAAGATCCTGCGCGCCTGCGTGCATTGCGGCTTCTGCACCGCGACCTGTCCGACCTACGTGCTGCTCGGCGACGAGCTCGATAGCCCGCGCGGCCGCATCTACCTGATCAAGGAGATGCTGGAGAAGGACAAGCCGCCGACGGCTGAGGTGGTCAAGCATATCGATCGCTGCCTGTCGTGCCTCGCCTGCATGACCACCTGTCCGTCGGGCGTGAACTACATGCACCTCGTCGACCAGGCCCGGGTCCGGATCGAGCGGGATTACCGGCGTCCGCTGACCGAGCGGCTGCTGCGGTCGGTGCTCGCCTTCGTGCTGCCGCGGCCGGGCCTGTTCCGGATCAGCATGATCCTGGCCGGGCTCGCCCGTCCGTTCACGGCGCTGCTGCCGACGCCGTCGGTCGGCGCATCGAGCCCCGGCCTGCTGCGGCGGATCAAGGCGATGCTGGCGCTGGCGCCGCGCGGCCTGCCGCGGCCGGGCCCGGCTGCGGGAACCGTGTTTGCGCCGATCGGTCGGCGTCGCGGCCGCGTCGCGCTGCTGCAGGGCTGCGCCCAGCAGGTGCTGGCGCCACGCATCAATCAGGCCGCGATCAACGTCCTGACCCGGCACGGCGTCGAGGTGGTGTTGGTCAGGGACGAGCAATGCTGCGGCGCCCTGACCCATCACATGGGACAGGACGACGACGCGCTGGCGCGCGCGCGCGCCAACGTCACGGTGTGGCAAAGGGAAGCGGACAGAGAAGGGCTCGACGCCATTCTGGTGACGACCTCGGGCTGTGGGACAGTCGTCAAGGACTACGGCTACCTGCTGCGCGAGGACAAAACGTTCGCCGAGCCTGCCAAGCGAATCTCGGCGCTGGCAAAGGATATCACCGAGTATCTCGCTGACCTCGAGCTCGCGCCTTCAACGCAGAAAGGCGACATCACCGTCGCCTATCACTCGGCTTGTTCGTTGCAGCATGGACAGAAAATCACTCAACTTCCGAAAGAATTGCTTTCCAAGAATGGATTCGTGGTGAAAGATGTGCCTGAGAGCCATTTGTGTTGCGGTTCGGCGGGGACCTACAACATTCTCCAGCCCGACATTGCGAGCAGATTGCGCGATCGCAAGGTCGCCAATATCGCGCTTGTCAAACCGGACATGATCGCTGCGGGCAATATTGGCTGCATGGTTCAGATTGCCGGCGGTACGTCAGTTCCTGTGGTGCACACGATTGAGCTTCTCGATTGGGCGACAGGAGGTCCCCGGCCAGGATTGAATTGATCGACTGCCACTCGAGCATGATCCGGACCCCAGCCTTGCCCTGACGCAAACTGAAGGACCGGCGCTTCCCTGCCACAGACGCGAAGCGATCGCGCGGCCATCATGCCCGACAAGCGAAGTGGAGGGTGCCTCTCCCCGAGGTGCGGCCAACGACCGGCAAGCGATCACTTCAATACGCGGTGGACTCAAATCAGCGGCAACAGGAGGACCACGATGGCGAAGGCGAAGAAGGCAAAGAAAAGCAAGAAGGCCAAAAAGGCCAAGAAGGCGGTGGCGGCGAAGAAGAAGTCCGCGAAGAAGTCGGCCAAGAAGGCTGCGAAGAAGTCCGCAAAGAAATCGGCGAAGAAGTCGGCCAAGAAGGCCGCCAAGAAGACCGCCAAGAAAGCTGCGAAGAAGGCTGCTCCGAAGAAGGCCGCGAAGCCGGCCGCGAAGAAAGCCGCCAAGAAGAGCGCTCCGAAGAAGGCCGCCGCGCCGAAGCCGGCCGCCCCGGTCGCAGCTCCCCCGGCGCCCGAGCCTGCGCCGCAGCCGGCCCCGAGCTGGGCCACGCCGAGCAACGAGCCGGCGCCGAGCTGGGGCACCTCCGAGGGCGAGCACCACTAACCGAACCTAGTGTCGGTTCACCTGATCGAAGCCGCAGCGGACGCCGCTGCGGCTTTTTCGTATCGGCAGTCCGTAATTTTGCGGAGACGCGATTCGCGTCGATGCCGGCCGCAGCATGTCGAACTGTTGCTAGAATCCGATTTTGCGTGCCGCTCAACCGGCGCGGGAGCCATGAGTCTTGTGGTGCAAATGCAACACCCGCCGACCAACATGTGGCGATGCTGCCAGAACGCCTAAAAAGTCGGCAGATGCATGTCTTTTCGCCTTCACGGTACCGTGCACGGGCCTCAGATTGAGCCCACGCGATTTAGTCGCAGTCCGTTATCGCGCGCCCTGGGGGCCACCGGAGCTGGGCTGTCTGGAAAAGTAGATGGGGATCGTCATGAAGAAACTGGCTTTGTTAGCAACGGCGCTAGCAATGATTTCGAGCACGGCAATGGCAGCTGACATGGCGGTGAAGGCCGTCAAGGCGCCGCCGCCGGCTCCCTTCGATCCCTGGGACATCGCCTTCGGTGCCGGCATCGTTAGCGACTACATCTTCCGCGGCGTCACCCAGTCGAACCACAATCCGTCGGTCACCGCCTATTTCGAGCCGCGCTATAACGTCAACAAGGACCTGCAGCTCTACATCGGCACCTCGACCGAGAGCATCTCCTTCGCCAATCGCGCCGCGGCCGAAGTCGACGTCTACGGCGGTATCCGCCCGACCTTCGGCGCCTTCGCCTTCGACATCGGTGTCTGGGGTTACCTGTATCCGGGTGGAACCTGCTACTTCGGTGCGCCGTTCGACACCGCCGGCAAGGCCGTGGGTGCCGAGTGCGCCCTCAATTTCCTGCCGAACGGCAACGTCATGAAGAAGGACGTCTCGTTCTTCGAAGTCTATGGCAAGGCGACCTGGACCATCAACGACAACTGGGCGTTCACCATCAACGAATACTACTCGCCCAACTTCCTCAACACCGGCGCCTGGGGCAACTACTCCTCGATCATCGGCAAGTACACTGCGCCCAGCACCGTGTTCGGCACCAGCGGCGTCGGCATGTATGTGTCGGGTGAGTTCGGCCGGCAGTGGCTCGGCACCTCCGACAGCTTCTACGGCGTTCCTGCGTTCCCGAACGGCATCAAGTATGCCGACTACAACACC
This Bradyrhizobium sp. CCBAU 53421 DNA region includes the following protein-coding sequences:
- the glcF gene encoding glycolate oxidase subunit GlcF — its product is MKTEFTLAQLADPDIKEADKILRACVHCGFCTATCPTYVLLGDELDSPRGRIYLIKEMLEKDKPPTAEVVKHIDRCLSCLACMTTCPSGVNYMHLVDQARVRIERDYRRPLTERLLRSVLAFVLPRPGLFRISMILAGLARPFTALLPTPSVGASSPGLLRRIKAMLALAPRGLPRPGPAAGTVFAPIGRRRGRVALLQGCAQQVLAPRINQAAINVLTRHGVEVVLVRDEQCCGALTHHMGQDDDALARARANVTVWQREADREGLDAILVTTSGCGTVVKDYGYLLREDKTFAEPAKRISALAKDITEYLADLELAPSTQKGDITVAYHSACSLQHGQKITQLPKELLSKNGFVVKDVPESHLCCGSAGTYNILQPDIASRLRDRKVANIALVKPDMIAAGNIGCMVQIAGGTSVPVVHTIELLDWATGGPRPGLN
- a CDS encoding TorF family putative porin, translating into MKKLALLATALAMISSTAMAADMAVKAVKAPPPAPFDPWDIAFGAGIVSDYIFRGVTQSNHNPSVTAYFEPRYNVNKDLQLYIGTSTESISFANRAAAEVDVYGGIRPTFGAFAFDIGVWGYLYPGGTCYFGAPFDTAGKAVGAECALNFLPNGNVMKKDVSFFEVYGKATWTINDNWAFTINEYYSPNFLNTGAWGNYSSIIGKYTAPSTVFGTSGVGMYVSGEFGRQWLGTSDSFYGVPAFPNGIKYADYNTWNIGIGFTYKVFTLDLRYSDTDLSKGNCSAFTSDYTAGGTNNVTPINPLGTGSNWCGAAGIAKLSVDLTAMSNLK
- a CDS encoding putative quinol monooxygenase, giving the protein MKRSELTTTAMMLTRRSAIGSFAAIMTIAGVSPFAGSQARSEQSNGGMHMKHYAMSTRTISDAINTSGLLVVAQWEAKEGQADKVAAILDSFLPEAQKDPGTKLFLIGRGKDNPAQFLFYELFQDEAAFKAHAESAYFKTYIAEQALPLLAKRERTQYTLL
- a CDS encoding FAD-binding protein; translated protein: METLKVRDIKDVEEVVRAAVASEQPLEVIGHGSKRAIGHPMATNAVLDVSVLNAVSSYEPNELIITVQAGAPLADVQSLIDAKNQQFAFEPMDTSVLLGGAGAGTIGGMVGAGLAGPRRIKAGGARDHLLGAHAVSGFGDSFKTGGRVVKNVTGYDLCKLLTGSWGTLAVMTEVTLKVMPKPEAERTLVLRGLDDIAANKAMTAALGSPFDVSGAAHLSGSALRSGTGALAGLAASGQAVTLVRLEGISASAAHRAASLSQALSSYGTVDSLADDASVAAWGALRDVAPFAANGTLGAWPVWRIVCPPASGGALGQALARLTGGDVIYDWGGGLIWAAVPQSADAQAALVRGQVEAIGGHATLIRATEDVRRAVDVFQPQPAGLAALGERVRASFDPRSVLNRGRMMRGGAA
- a CDS encoding histone gives rise to the protein MAKAKKAKKSKKAKKAKKAVAAKKKSAKKSAKKAAKKSAKKSAKKSAKKAAKKTAKKAAKKAAPKKAAKPAAKKAAKKSAPKKAAAPKPAAPVAAPPAPEPAPQPAPSWATPSNEPAPSWGTSEGEHH